Proteins encoded within one genomic window of Leptolyngbya sp. FACHB-261:
- a CDS encoding DUF6825 family protein, translated as MSSPQVRAFFFGRAVANMLLEQLEDAFTDALSELGKFDAEQREKMRSFVNQAQDRALADEQGAMLGSRSALVKTGSDDLQATIDELRAEVAQLRSELQRYRSSRQG; from the coding sequence ATGAGTAGTCCCCAAGTCCGTGCTTTCTTCTTCGGTCGAGCGGTGGCAAACATGCTGCTGGAGCAACTTGAAGATGCTTTCACTGATGCTTTAAGCGAACTCGGCAAGTTCGACGCCGAGCAACGTGAAAAGATGCGTAGCTTTGTCAATCAAGCGCAGGATAGAGCCCTGGCGGATGAGCAAGGTGCCATGCTAGGTAGCCGCTCAGCCTTGGTCAAAACTGGAAGCGATGACCTCCAAGCCACAATTGACGAGCTACGGGCTGAGGTTGCGCAATTACGCTCAGAACTCCAGCGCTACCGGAGTAGCCGTCAAGGCTGA